A window of Rhododendron vialii isolate Sample 1 chromosome 11a, ASM3025357v1 contains these coding sequences:
- the LOC131307209 gene encoding trihelix transcription factor DF1-like yields MLGVSAMLGGDGAAAAGAEGRESGGNGGGGGGGEAAGVAGTSSGGFSEEDKLLRMEESERNSGGNRWPRQETLALLQIRSDMDVAFRDSSLKGPLWDEVSRKLAELGYQRSAKKCKEKFENVYKYHRRTKEGRSSKSDGKTYRFFDQLEALENQAPPSLPPQPQPPPPRPQSQPVTSATPVAVAMPATAHPPVVTHVFTVPSMSNLNPTTIVSQSPLSINPPPSSNPLPSLPPPVIASPISYSYQTAINPPSHIKIPVDIGSISTSSSTSSDEEPERRGRRKRKWGDFFQRLMTEVVEKQEEMQKKFLETLDRRERERVAREEAWRAQEMARMNREHELLVHERSVAAAKDAAVIQFLQKISDGQQQIPNAPQMQESNPAPPPPQPQQPPPQPAQPQPPAAPRQTVLHPPLQPQSQLVLQPTPPPQPQQLHVQTPVKGMEVAKTDNGGGGGGGGESYTPTSSSRWPKAEVEALIRLRTNMDTKYQENVPKGPLWEEISAAMRRIGYDRNAKRCKEKWENINKYFKKVKESNKKRPEDSKTCPYFQQLDELYREKAKNENNNNSAGFNAAGSNAFGAKPVESVPGEPIMVQPEQQYRPNEDEDSQNIEEDEGEEEEDDDDEAGGYEVVPNRASNSVGTTA; encoded by the exons aTGCTGGGCGTCTCGGCCATGTTGGGGGGCGACGGCGCTGCTGCTGCAGGGGCGGAAGGCCGTGAGAGCGGCGGCAACGGTggcggaggtggaggaggagaagcTGCTGGCGTTGCTGGGACTAGTTCGGGCGGGTTCAGTGAAGAGGACAAGCTGTTGAGGATGGAGGAGAGCGAGCGGAATTCGGGCGGAAACCGGTGGCCGAGGCAGGAAACGCTTGCTTTGCTGCAGATACGGTCGGACATGGACGTTGCGTTTCGTGATTCCAGCCTCAAAGGTCCATTATGGGATGAAGTCTCCAG GAAACTAGCCGAGCTGGGGTACCAGCGAAGCGCCAAGAAATGCAAGGAGAAGTTCGAGAACGTCTACAAGTACCACCGGAGGACCAAAGAAGGCCGATCCAGCAAATCCGACGGCAAGACCTATCGCTTCTTCGACCAATTGGAAGCCCTCGAAAACCAAGCCCCTCCTTCGCTGCCGCCGCAGCCGCAGCCACCTCCGCCGCGGCCTCAATCTCAACCCGTCACATCCGCCACGCCGGTGGCAGTGGCAATGCCAGCAACGGCCCATCCTCCCGTCGTCACTCATGTCTTCACTGTTCCATCGATGTCAAATCTAAACCCCACAACAATTGTCTCGCAAAGCCCTTTAAGTATAAATCCTCCGCCGTCCAGTAATCCGTTGCCGTCGTTGCCGCCTCCCGTGATAGCGAGCCCGATAAGTTATTCTTACCAAACGGCAATTAATCCGCCGTCTCACATCAAAATTCCGGTTGATATCGGCTCTATTTCGACTTCGTCGTCGACGTCTTCGGACGAGGAGCCGGAGAGGCgggggaggaggaagaggaagtgGGGGGATTTTTTCCAGAGGCTAATGACCGAGGTTGTTGAAAAGCAGGAGGAAATGCAGAAGAAGTTTCTCGAGACGTTGGACAGACGCGAGCGCGAGCGCGTGGCGAGGGAAGAGGCGTGGAGGGCGCAGGAGATGGCGAGGATGAACCGGGAGCACGAGCTCTTGGTGCACGAGAGATCCGTCGCCGCCGCCAAGGACGCCGCCGTGATCCAGTTCTTGCAGAAGATATCCGACGGGCAGCAGCAAATCCCAAATGCGCCCCAAATGCAGGAGAGTAAtccagcaccaccaccaccgcaaccGCAACAGCCGCCGCCACAACCAGCTCAACCTCAACCGCCAGCAGCGCCACGTCAGACAGTACTACATCCACCATTGCAACCGCAATCACAACTAGTACTACAACCAACACCGCCGCCGCAGCCACAACAACTACATGTGCAAACACCTGTGAAAGGTATGGAAGTCGCGAAAACAGACAacggaggaggtggaggtggaggaggggAGAGTTATACCCCGACGAGTTCTTCGCGGTGGCCGAAGGCCGAGGTAGAGGCTCTGATCAGGCTGAGGACCAATATGGACACGAAGTACCAGGAAAACGTGCCGAAGGGCCCACTGTGGGAGGAGATATCGGCGGCGATGCGTCGGATCGGGTACGACCGGAATGCAAAGAGGTGCAAGGAGAAGTGGGAGAACATAAACAAGTACTTCAAGAAGGTGAAGGAGAGCAACAAGAAGAGGCCCGAGGACTCCAAGACGTGCCCGTACTTCCAGCAACTGGACGAACTGTACAGGGAGAAAGCGAAGAACgagaacaacaacaacagtgCTGGTTTCAATGCTGCTGGCAGCAATGCGTTTGGCGCGAAGCCGGTCGAGAGTGTTCCGGGGGAGCCAATTATGGTTCAGCCGGAGCAGCAGTACCGGCCAAACGAGGACGAGGACAGTCAGAACATTGAGGAGGATGAgggggaagaggaggaggacgacgacgacgaggcgGGTGGGTATGAGGTTGTACCGAATAGGGCATCTAATTCAGTGGGCACAACAGCTTGA
- the LOC131307028 gene encoding G-type lectin S-receptor-like serine/threonine-protein kinase RKS1, whose protein sequence is MNPEKWVLNLLLPFLFFKFCTSIDTLTPTQSIKDNDVLVSSGETFALGFFSPGNSSRRYVGIWYNKISEQTVVWVANRDSPINGTSGVLSLNRDGNLVIYDNTQNRTIWHTNVSAVSYSARLLDSGNLVLFRGDSESGNVVWQSFDHPTNTLLPNMKLGLDRRTGLEWSLTSWKSRDDPGIGEYSYRVEPNELPQLILFKGSIRVWRIPAWLERPKRAISILIGTYVNNRDQVYSFYTPINASNLLTVFLDELGSLKMLTWVGRWVEFYSVPEDQCVYYGRCGAYGYCDSNNGQEFECTCLPGYEPKSVEEWYLRDASGGCVKKREALSMCGNGEGFVKVANARIPDTSKAHVSMSLNEPECKDECLRNCSCLAYTSDAEAGARGNCITWYENLMDVRRHVRRFPSGGLDLYVRVDAVELAQRMESRRIKRRNVAVVATSVVLPFVVGIILVCWLVMKKRRRGIDIQDSTDEENVELPFFDMVTLAEATNNFSDTNKIGQGGFGSVYKGRLSTGKDIAVKRLSRDSKQGLKEFKNEVILIAKLQHRNLVRLLGCCILGEERILVYEYMPNGSLDSFIFEITRSKLLTWSRRMDIIVGIARGILYLHQDSRLRVIHRDLKASNVLLDSEMNPKISDFGLARAFGGDQSSAKTKRVVGTYGYMAPEYAIDGLFSTKSDIFSFGVIVLEIMSGKMNRKFHHVDHDLNLLGHVSSKTKNLIAFHQPHIFR, encoded by the exons ATGAATCCCGAAAAATGGGTCCTCAATTTACTGCTtccgtttcttttctttaaattttgcACTTCCATTGACACCTTAACTCCCACCCAATCCATCAAAGACAACGACGTTTTGGTGTCCAGTGGCGAAACCTTCGCACTGGGATTTTTCAGCCCGGGAAATTCCAGTCGCAGGTATGTTGGAATATGGTATAACAAGATTTCAGAACAAACTGTCGTTTGGGTGGCCAATAGGGATAGCCCAATCAACGGTACCTCCGGGGTTCTATCCCTCAACCGGGATGGAAACCTTGTCATCTACGATAATACCCAAAATCGTACTATTTGGCATACAAATGTATCCGCGGTTTCTTACTCTGCTCGACTCTTGGATTCCGGGAATTTGGTGTTGTTCCGAGGAGATAGTGAGAGTGGTAATGTTGTTTGGCAAAGTTTTGATCACCCTACGAATACCTTGTTGCCAAACATGAAGCTTGGGTTGGATCGGAGGACAGGTCTTGAATGGTCTCTCACATCGTGGAAGTCGAGAGACGACCCTGGTATAGGAGAATACTCCTATCGGGTTGAACCGAATGAGTTGCCCCAATTGATACTATTTAAGGGCTCAATCCGAGTTTGGCGGATACCCGCATGGTTAGAACGCCCTAAGAGAGCAATTTCCATACTCATTGGAACTTACGTGAACAATCGCGACCAAGTCTATTCGTTTTACACCCCAATCAATGCCTCGAACCTGTTGACAGTGTTCTTGGATGAATTGGGTTCTTTAAAAATGCTGACATGGGTTGGTAGATGGGTCGAGTTCTATTCGGTCCCTGAAGACCAATGCGTTTATTATGGCCGATGTGGTGCTTATGGTTACTGCGACTCAAATAACGGGCAAGAGTTCGAGTGCACGTGCCTTCCAGGATATGAGCCCAAGTCAGTAGAGGAGTGGTACCTGCGGGATGCATCGGGAGGGTGCGTCAAGAAGCGCGAGGCACTTTCCATGTGTGGAAACGGAGAAGGGTTTGTCAAGGTTGCGAATGCAAGGATTCCAGATACATCCAAGGCACATGTATCGATGAGCCTCAATGAGCCTGAGTGCAAGGATGAGTGCTTGAGAAACTGCTCTTGTCTTGCGTACACGAGTGATGCAGAAGCAGGAGCGAGGGGGAACTGCATCACTTGGTATGAAAATTTGATGGATGTGAGAAGGCACGTGAGAAGATTTCCTAGTGGGGGACTAGACTTGTATGTACGGGTTGATGCGGTGGAATTAG ctCAACGTATGGAATCTAGAAGAATAAAGCGAAGGAACGTGGCCGTTGTTGCGACATCAGTTGTCTTGCCATTTGTCGTCGGTATCATCTTAGTTTGTTGGTTGGTGATGAAGAAGCGAAGAAGAG GGATAGACATTCAAGACAGTACTGATGAAGAAAACGTAGAACTGCCCTTCTTTGATATGGTCACCCTTGCAGAGGCGACTAACAACTTTTCTGATACAAATAAAATTGGACAAGGGGGTTTCGGCTCTGTTTACAAG GGGCGTTTATCAACCGGAAAAGACATAGCCGTCAAGCGGCTTTCGAGGGACTCCAAACAAGGTTTGAAGGAATTCAAAAACGAGGTTATTTTGATCGCCAAACTTCAACACCGTAATCTAGTTAGGCTTTTGGGATGTTGCATCCTCGGAGAAGAACGGATACTAGTTTACGAGTACATGCCTAATGGAAGCTTGGATTCCTTCATTTTTG AAATAACACGAAGTAAATTGCTCACATGGAGTAGGCGTATGGATATCATTGTTGGGATTGCTAGGGGGATTCTTTATCTTCATCAAGATTCGAGATTGAGAGTCATTCATAGGGATCTTAAAGCTAGCAATGTGCTACTTGATAGTGAGATGAATCCcaaaatttcagattttggcTTGGCTAGGGCCTTTGGAGGTGATCAGTCatctgcaaaaacaaaaagggtggTCGGAACTTA TGGTTACATGGCTCCCGAATACGCAATCGATGGCCTATTTTCAACGAAATCAGATATTTTTAGCTTTGGAGTCATAGTTTTGGAGATAATGAGTGGCAAAATGAATAGAAAATTCCATCACGTAGACCATGATCTAAACCTTCTTGGACATGTAAGTTCAAAGACAAAGAACCTGATAGCCTTTCACCAACCCCATATTTTTCGATAG